A single window of Leptolyngbya ohadii IS1 DNA harbors:
- a CDS encoding transposase family protein, which yields MKSGETELELSNCMQAKFINQIWLISLTIFSSNLTEESPPNSRLILAIVSALYSKTIVGYRLTHEDEGEDNAVIAALLHAVCPKNYPSRYDSPDLWTTGGIPQFLLTDGGTELTSNSTSLARFAETQRIQLLRLKVGRHLSFTGSIERMLQGLSVNLLKHQSVSRLTDFP from the coding sequence ATGAAATCAGGAGAAACAGAATTGGAATTAAGCAATTGCATGCAAGCAAAATTCATCAACCAGATTTGGCTAATAAGTTTGACAATTTTTAGCTCAAATCTCACTGAAGAGTCTCCTCCAAACAGTCGCCTTATTCTTGCTATCGTTTCTGCTCTCTACTCAAAAACAATTGTAGGTTACCGCTTAACTCATGAAGATGAAGGAGAAGATAATGCCGTAATCGCCGCATTACTTCACGCAGTTTGCCCTAAAAACTATCCATCACGCTATGACTCACCTGACCTCTGGACAACTGGAGGCATTCCTCAGTTTCTCCTGACGGACGGGGGTACTGAACTGACAAGCAATTCAACCAGTCTTGCTCGCTTTGCCGAAACCCAAAGAATTCAGCTTCTTAGGTTGAAGGTAGGCAGGCATCTCTCATTCACGGGTAGTATTGAACGAATGCTTCAGGGTCTAAGCGTGAATTTGTTGAAGCATCAATCAGTATCGAGGCTTACTGATTTCCCATAG
- a CDS encoding ATP-binding protein: MVQNNLAVNNRIESFINGSFLIETKQLTQLLQWFEQCHNYRRFGLVIGSQGTGKTKAIEYCVSQFIQAPGLAQDFPSSAHYIQCTSSCTSTVLRQLILDSVSSSLNYEDKLHSAKLKGWSLIEVLQVRSLTIDNAHLMTNQALVDIVMFSKTTKLALILVGSIKLIKTLKKLDLLDYFRHKFEFKNLELEEMVQVVHVLNDFLNSPETSELISFEVMTNLYELSEGNFDMLIECLLRVICKPINGEAL; this comes from the coding sequence ATGGTTCAAAACAATCTGGCGGTAAACAATAGAATAGAGAGCTTTATAAACGGTTCTTTTTTGATAGAAACGAAGCAGCTTACTCAGCTTCTACAATGGTTTGAGCAGTGCCATAACTATAGGCGATTTGGTTTAGTTATTGGTAGCCAAGGAACCGGAAAAACAAAAGCCATTGAGTATTGCGTTTCGCAATTTATCCAAGCGCCAGGTTTAGCTCAAGATTTTCCTTCCAGCGCTCACTATATTCAATGCACATCTTCTTGTACCTCTACAGTTCTTCGTCAACTAATTCTAGATAGTGTAAGTTCTAGCCTTAACTATGAGGATAAACTTCATAGTGCCAAGTTAAAGGGTTGGAGTTTGATTGAGGTTCTTCAAGTTAGAAGTTTAACAATTGACAATGCCCACCTTATGACCAATCAAGCTTTAGTAGATATTGTGATGTTTTCAAAAACAACTAAGCTGGCATTAATTCTCGTTGGTTCTATTAAATTAATTAAGACGCTAAAGAAACTTGATCTCCTTGACTACTTTAGACATAAATTTGAATTCAAAAATTTAGAATTAGAGGAAATGGTACAGGTTGTACATGTCCTCAATGATTTTCTTAACTCACCGGAAACATCAGAATTGATTAGTTTTGAAGTAATGACTAATTTATATGAATTATCGGAGGGTAATTTCGATATGTTGATTGAGTGCTTGTTGAGAGTCATTTGCAAACCGATAAATGGTGAGGCACTTTAA
- a CDS encoding phosphodiesterase translates to MISTGLTIAQITDTHLFENCDQALKDVTTARSAAGGSALRSLQAVLERVRQRQPDILLLTGDLSQDETQESYEHLRKAIVPLGVPAYRIPGNHDCPELITSILSDAPFRSEKLLRWGGWQGILLNSRVEGKVGGELSPESLQELDEALRRYPDLPAFVALHHPVFDVGSAWMREIGLNNAEDFLAVIDRHPQVRLVLFGHIHQVFEQRRRGVTYLGSPSTCVQFKPHSETFAIDDEAPGFRMVRLWADGRFETAVERVPV, encoded by the coding sequence ATGATAAGTACAGGCTTAACGATCGCCCAGATCACAGACACCCATCTGTTTGAGAACTGTGACCAGGCTTTGAAAGATGTAACGACTGCTCGATCCGCCGCAGGCGGCAGCGCTTTGCGATCGCTTCAAGCTGTACTGGAGCGGGTTCGGCAGAGGCAGCCTGATATTCTATTGCTGACGGGAGATCTGTCTCAGGATGAGACGCAAGAATCTTACGAGCATCTGCGGAAGGCGATCGTTCCACTTGGTGTTCCGGCATACCGGATTCCGGGGAACCATGATTGTCCGGAGTTGATAACGTCAATTCTCAGCGATGCACCTTTTCGGAGTGAGAAATTATTACGGTGGGGGGGATGGCAGGGCATTCTGCTCAACTCCAGGGTGGAGGGAAAGGTGGGTGGTGAGTTGTCCCCGGAGAGCCTACAGGAATTAGACGAGGCGCTGCGTCGTTATCCGGATCTTCCGGCATTTGTGGCACTGCATCATCCGGTATTTGATGTGGGGTCTGCCTGGATGAGGGAGATCGGGCTGAACAATGCGGAAGATTTTCTAGCGGTGATCGATCGGCATCCTCAGGTGAGGCTAGTGTTATTTGGGCATATCCATCAGGTGTTTGAGCAGCGGCGGCGGGGTGTAACCTACCTGGGGAGTCCTTCAACCTGTGTCCAGTTCAAGCCCCACAGCGAAACCTTTGCGATCGATGATGAAGCGCCGGGATTTCGCATGGTGCGCTTATGGGCAGATGGACGTTTCGAGACGGCTGTGGAGCGGGTGCCCGTCTAG
- a CDS encoding transposase has translation MSDRLSFMQFMDFSLTDELPDATTVCLFRKQLSEQGLIEHLFEQFDGYLFQQGYATKAKQILDATLIPMPKQHNSDKENELLKQGEIPQG, from the coding sequence GTGAGTGACCGCTTGTCGTTTATGCAGTTTATGGACTTTAGCCTGACAGATGAACTGCCGGATGCAACAACAGTCTGCCTATTTCGCAAACAGTTGAGCGAACAGGGGTTAATCGAGCATTTGTTTGAGCAATTCGATGGCTACCTATTTCAACAGGGCTACGCTACTAAAGCCAAACAGATTTTAGATGCCACACTCATTCCTATGCCGAAGCAGCACAACAGCGACAAAGAAAATGAACTCCTCAAGCAGGGCGAGATTCCCCAAGGCTAG